The Pagrus major chromosome 1, Pma_NU_1.0 genome includes the window TGAAGTGCGGGTGATGGAGAACAGACCAAAGCATTTCACAAGGCTGCCCCACCTGTAAACACTGGGCTGCTGAGAAAAGCTTTAcggagagacagaaagtgaaagtcTGGGGGTTTTGTGAAATAACTTACTATTATGTCAGTATATTATCTTATTCTTTCACTATAGTAGTGAACCTCtaaaaggggcagtatgtagttttggagaggaaattcaaacccaggattttaatatttacaatattaaaggggcaatatgtaagcaaaagttaaaaaatgaactgaattcTACATATTGTGTTGAAGAGCTATCTACTAAgattagcgtgctaaccagctagctccggcCTGGCCAGGTCCAAAGCTACTCAAAGCTCCTGGTCGAGGGGTGTAAACAACTAACACtctggtccctgagctcccagtctgaacagCTAGCTCCCCAGCTAACAGCTTCAGTAAGCAGCAAATAGTTGTTACTGTGGTCATATGTTGCCCCTTATTTGTTATGAGTATGattttgacaggtggccaattctttcatattgcatttttaatgaagtaataatacaaactatttatttttttccataagtgaataaacaagctgttctcagaagaaaataaggtccccagaacactgtttgaagctagaaaggtggcagggtccgccacatataaacaaagtaaaacagtctgaaactgtgttgtcctttcaggtcagtttgtttattcagtcatgaaaacaaagagtttgtttatttagtttgtttatgcataaaaactacatagtgcaacTTTAATAGAATGAAAGCAGGACATAACAACTGTCTTCTTCAGTTGCAACTTTTGGGCCCTACTGTCTAAAACAACAGACTTATTTACCTTCACCTTCATGATGTGCTgaatcaggatttttttttaaccttttctgttttcaggtCCCGAACTTCTCATGACCCCCGATGATCAGAGACATCAGTTGATTTCGAGCAaagcatatttgtgtgtttggttgGAACTCCAAAGTTATTACatagaaaatatttatttgttgttatttatggATTTATTTACAAGGGATTCATATTCAGTAATGAAAAAAGTGGAGGGCAGCGAATAAGCAAGTCAAGAGAGAAggctgctctgctctcattctcttccttttttccttgAAATAATCCGTGCCTCTGCTTTCTCAAGATGAAAACAAACGGTCTTAGGAAGAACTTTTTGTGTCCACTGTGTTTAAGAAAGGTGCTGAACCACTACGAGCCTGGCTTTAAATATCTTTGGTCCTCCTGGGCACACCTCTGAAACTCTACTCGAGGGAATGAATACCATTATtccaaataataaaataaaaataaaaatgtattctttcttcttctcccccttcAGATCACCCCCGGCAGTAAGGCCTCCACGGCCAGCTTGTGTCCCGGTGACGTCATCCTGGCCATCGAGGGAGTCCCCGCCTCAGACATGATGCACTGTGAAGCTCAGAACAAGATAAAAGAGTCCATCAGTCAGCTCTGTCTTACTATCGAAAGGTTATAcgctgaaacaaaaaaacatgcacaggAACAGGTGGTGGACCCAGTAAAGGCAACACCTGCAcatataatgaaattaaatccATTAGCCTGGCAATAATTAGTGTTTGTGAAGATTATATTGTTCCATTTTTGTGTCAGGCAGCTGTTCATTCAGttgtaaattaagtttaaaGGCCATTGTTGTGGTTACACATGGTGCTGTTGTTGCTTTTACTGTGTAAAATCTGGTACGGGTTGTGATTGTGGCTCAATTTGATTTTTAATGTATCCTATGGTGTGACAGGAAGTTTAAACCCTATTTATGAGGTTTTATAGGTTGAGATTATGgtaaaactcacacacactcattgacaacagtcagttcatcatTTACTCTGTGACCTTCTGACCAGGATCTGTTTTTAATTCCCAGGAATGAACCGAGACTGTGGTCCCCAAATGTTGTCGATGAGGGCAGAGCTCACCCGTTTAAAATCAACCTGGAAGCCGAGCAGCAGGTTTGTGTGCCTTGTGTGAGAAATGGCTTCACGTTTTCCCTCAACAGTGTCCTCACTTTCTTGTTCTCCCCTACAGGAATTTAAACCTATTGGCACCGCTCACAACCGGAAAGCTCAGCCGTTCATCGCGGCGGCGAACCTCGATGAGAAGCGGCAGGTGGTCAGTGCAGCCTACAACACTCCTATAGGCCTCTACTCGTCCGGCAACATCCAGGACGCCATGGAAGGACAGATCCGAGGCCTGGTTCACCAAAAGCCTGAGAGGTGACGGTTCTAACTCTATCTCCAGTTTAAGCACGACAGTGGCGAGAAATTAAGATCACTAACCGGCTTTTTCCAGTCAAAAGCTCTGGGAAAAAAAGCTGAACTGAGTTTAGAATAATTTATCAACGAACTAACTGATTAAATAACcatttgttttaataataatagcCTTTTCTCTGGCGCCAACCTCAAGCCAAATGTTTGTCCCCCCTGCTAAAAGGCTCTAAGATTAGCAAAGAGTCCATTTTCATCCATCCATGTTGTATTTTCTGGTGTAATAATCATTACAGCATCACAGGGCTACAAATATAGCAACATGATTTCTGTCTGCTTTGCTGTTACATTTACTGTCATCAACCTGCTCTTTACATGACTCACCTCCCAAACTGCCCAGTCCCGTCAGATGAAGTAGAGCAGCTAAATACAGCCGCAGATGTGCTGCAGCATGTTAGCCTTCGTTCATGTGGCTCTCATTAGGCTACCTGATATATGGTGTGTCACGCTGAGAATATATTACCACAGCCCACAGGAATTCATCTTTCCATGGCTTAACCACGACTTCTGAATAAGACATATATCGTATCAAGCCAAAGTCATGTCAACTGACTACTCTTACATGGAAAATAGAGATGTAGATTTCATTGTAATGTATCCAAAGCCACCATAACCAGAACATTAGGTTTTCTATTATAATATAATAGAACATGATTTCCTTTCTCGTGTTTCTCTGCACGCTTCGGCTGATGAATGTTCTCGCTAATCACACATTCGGCATCCAAACCTCTTTCTCCTTTAAGCATCGACTCACCATGCTCTAACTCTGTAATCTCCGGCTGGCTTGCTCTCAACCGATCTGCTTCAGTTTGTAGCCGCAcccacaaaacacaacacttcaggaaacataacaacatttcaggaaacataacaacatttcaggaaacataacaacatttcaggaaacataacaacatttcaGGAATCACAACAACAATTCAGAAACACAACTACATATCAGAAAACACAGCATTAGTTCACAAAAAACAACGATAACTCAGAAACCACATTTCACAATTCACAACTTTTAACAAATCACAacttttaacaaaacacaacattttacaacacaacaattcagaaaacacaacttctAACGaagcacaacatttcacaaaacacaaaagcttttcacaaaacataaaaacaattcaCAACAATTCAGAAAACTcaacaacattttacaacacagaacaacaattcagacacacagcttttcacaaaacacatcaattcacaaaactttacaacttcttttaaaaacacacaacaattcACAAAAGAAGACCTTTCAGAAatcacaacattttgtttttccaaaatgttgtgatttctaaaatgttgtgttCTGACCCGCAGGGCCACCGTAACTTCTAGCCATCTGGGAGAAAGAAGTTTAATTTGTCACTATCGTACAGACCATCATAGAAAGTAGAGTGTGCACTTTGTGTTTGCGTCCTGACCAggtattgtactgtatgtctgtgtgtgctcagccccAGGACTTTGACCAGCATTGAGGATTCTGACGTGTACCAGATGTTACAGAGAGACCAGGAGGAGCCTCAAGCTCCTCGACAGTCTGGCTCGTTCAAAGCCCTGCAGGAGTTTATTGACAGTGATGGTGAGCTCTTCCTCCTTCACAAACGATTTCCtccacaacacaaaaacatctcaCAGGTTGAAAAGATTACTGCTACAGTGGAATATATTTACCGTCTGCTAAAAAAGACAGAATGCCTCGCTGTAGACATACTGTAGATGTTTTAAAGGTCCgatgtgtaggatttagttgCATCGCGGGGTATTTATACAACTGTGATTctaaaaaagtatatatattcaattaaaaacacTACAGAGACAGTACATTTCATGTTTTACGTCATCAACTGACTTGATGCGAGCTACACAATAATAAGTGTCCATGCCTCACATCtcgagtgttttgtttttatttgcggCCTCCAGTCATGTATAAGTACAAGGTTGTTTTGTTGACTGGTCTCTCTCTCCCGTGTGGGCAGGCACTCGTCCCATTGTGACCAGGACAGTAAAAGCCCCCACGACCAAACCCACTCCACCCACAGGAAACCTGCAGAAACTGCCCGTCTGCGACAAGTGTGGGAATGGGATTGTGTaagtaaaaagtagaaaaaaaaaatcatctgttATTCGCATTCAGAGCCTTAACAAATCAATACAATACAAAGGGCGGAGAACGGGAACAATACAGACCACTGCAGTGACGCCACAACCTATAGCTCATAGAGAAACTAATCAGCAGCCCTTTCTCTGAACATACACAAGCTGAACAAGCTTCATAAAGGCATTTTCATTGAAGGTCTGCCTTTACACAACATTGCTGAACAATATAGaactcattttgtttgtttgtttgtttgtttgtttggaaagaaaaagaaaaccactGTTCCTTTGTGCTCATTTTGTGCCTATTTTTCAAATCCTGATGAAGAGCTTTACATTTTTCCAATGAGTCCAAtcatatataataatgtgtGCTCACAATCTATCATTTGTACATGTGTATTTATAGCTAATACATGCTTAATAACCCACTGTAATCATCTGATGCAATAACATGTATGTCATTAAATATgatacatatttatgttttatgtgttaTCAAGTAACTGAATACACCAGTTGCAGATGCTTCATAGGACGAGTTGTGTTACAGTTTAGCTAAAAGGCATTTGGGATGCTCGACAACCATTGTCATGTAAACAGCCCCTTAATGTTAGATACACTGggactaattaacaaatgaaacacaggtgaacacagaaaacaggcgggaagaagacaaagacaggaagtgtaaatcAAAAAATTACACATGAGGAGAGTCTTTCAAAATTGCCTTTGCTGACTTTACTATACTATTCAATTATCTTGTCCGTTTCACATCACACTCCATTCTTTGCTTATgacatctccctctctgtcttttgtgCTGCAGCGGGACGGTGGTGAAGGCACGAGACAAATATCGTCACCCTGGTTGCTTCGTGTGCTCCGACTGTGACGTCAACCTCAAACAGAAGGGTTATTTCTTTGTGGAGGGGCAGCTGTACTGTGAGACTCACGCTCGCGCTAGAATGAGACCACCGGAGGGACACGACCTCATCACAACTTTTCCTTCTCCGTAGCCTCCCCTCTTATGAgtacgcacacaaacacaaacacatgaacggACACACTTTGGCCAACACTCTACGTCCTACATCTGTGTTTATCTGCACTTTGATGTGTTGTCTGTGTGCAATAATATTTGATTAATGATACACTTTCTCCTGATGTTTTGACTCAGTAAATCACCTCTGCATTGGAACATTTGGCAGGTGATAATTGAAGTGTCTGGTTGTTTGAAGAGCCCGGCCACAGTGATTATTAAACTCGCTTGATTTGCCATTTCCATCTTGCCCCTTTCTCAAAATTTGATGTCTTTCCAATAAAGACCTCTGCTCATACTGTAAGATGTCATCTGCATGTTAAGTCTAGAGATGAGAAGCCGCATCTGTTGAAATATAGTCTCGGCCAAAAGCAGAATAACTCTGTATATATAATGTTTGCACACATATaaaagaaaagggagggagagCAAATGTTTACCAGTGGCTGTTCTACTGTCTCCATTAGTTTAGACATTTGTCCTTGAAAGcacattaaagaaaacatttttaaaaatgataacgATGGAGGTTGTTTTCACTTCTGACATTTCCATGTGTGGGTTGGTTGGGGCACCACTTTGATCCTGGATAATCTCTgtaaacagatatctgcatgTGAATGCAGAATCTACAGGCAAGGGACAAGGACTTTGTATCAGAAGCGTTCTGGTTTCCGTTTGTTGTCAATTGTAGTCCAAGATTGcacccttttttaaaacaaaaatattaactgtagctgctgagctaaaagcattagcgtgcACCCAATCTGAAGTGtgtgcacaagctcaaccgcTCAATCAGTTTGGGGTCTAGGGGCTTCTGTAGACATGGATAAAGCCAGgtgagctgcatggagccattttctgttttttgagtATGAGTACGCTGAGGATGAAGCACGCCATCATTACTCAGTcatgttgagtttttaaaactgacacagactgacactACACATAATAATCAACAAAACCTGAAAATTGGTGCAGTCATAAAAAATTGCATCAGGTCAGTACATGTGTAACACAATGTTGAAACAGTCAGAAACACAATCTTTATGATGTGATTATACTGGGTTATTAAATGTCAGCCTTTAACTGGTTAATAAACCTTCAAAACTCCACGTGCTTCAAGTAGCTCACATCTCTGCTTCAGTCctgcacacactgtactgtatattgagAGAAGTgactcctgctgctgtaaagacAGCAGGGGGAGCTAAAGTGTCATATTTTTGTAGCTCTTTGACGGCCACACAACAGCAGAACACATTGtagtcaaattaaaatattgaGTCGAATGTGTTGAGATTAAGAAATGCCTACAGTGTGTACCAGGCATGTTGAGTTTAATCTGAAAATAATGACTATTTTGTTAGCGTTGTTCCACGTGTGCTGGATGTGTGAACTGT containing:
- the pdlim3b gene encoding PDZ and LIM domain protein 3b encodes the protein MPLNVVLDGPAPWGFRLTGGKDFNQPLTISRITPGSKASTASLCPGDVILAIEGVPASDMMHCEAQNKIKESISQLCLTIERNEPRLWSPNVVDEGRAHPFKINLEAEQQEFKPIGTAHNRKAQPFIAAANLDEKRQVVSAAYNTPIGLYSSGNIQDAMEGQIRGLVHQKPESPRTLTSIEDSDVYQMLQRDQEEPQAPRQSGSFKALQEFIDSDGTRPIVTRTVKAPTTKPTPPTGNLQKLPVCDKCGNGIVGTVVKARDKYRHPGCFVCSDCDVNLKQKGYFFVEGQLYCETHARARMRPPEGHDLITTFPSP